Proteins from a single region of Apostichopus japonicus isolate 1M-3 chromosome 21, ASM3797524v1, whole genome shotgun sequence:
- the LOC139963116 gene encoding histone H1-beta, late embryonic-like produces MATETKKVKKSKPTGPTTLDLVVKAIAALNDPKGSSGIAIKKQIKSTGVERSSVFVNKALKRGVTTGVLKQVKGTGASGTFKLDTANAKKAEQEKAKKQKAAQRKKDLKEKQQKKKSEAKAKKDAKKKTVATKKPSKKPATKKTAKKKPAAKPKKAVKPRKPAAKKPAKKTSPKKKTAKKPAKKAASKKK; encoded by the coding sequence ATGGCAACCGAAACGAAGAAAGTCAAGAAGTCAAAGCCTACCGGCCCAACAACCCTTGATCTTGTCGTCAAGGCAATTGCAGCATTGAACGATCCAAAAGGGTCGTCAGGCATTGCTATCAAGAAGCAAATCAAATCCACAGGTGTGGAAAGGAGCTCTGTTTTCGTAAACAAAGCACTTAAGAGGGGTGTTACCACTGGAGTCTTGAAGCAAGTCAAGGGTACAGGAGCCAGTGGGACTTTCAAGCTCGACACCGCAAACGCTAAGAAAGCCGAACAGGAAAAGGCGAAGAAACAGAAGGCTGCCCAGAGAAAGAAGGACTTGAAGGagaaacaacaaaagaaaaagtcTGAGGCAAAGGCAAAGAAGGACGCCAAGAAAAAGACTGTTGCCACTAAGAAGCCGTCCAAGAAACCTGCAACCAAgaaaacagcaaagaagaagCCCGCAGCAAAGCCGAAAAAGGCTGTGAAGCCAAGGAAACCAGCTGCCAAGAAGCCAGCTAAGAAGACTTCACCCAAGAAAAAGACTGCAAAGAAGCCAGCCAAGAAGGCTGCTTCCAAGAAGAAGTAG
- the LOC139963115 gene encoding S-adenosylmethionine decarboxylase proenzyme-like isoform X2: MTLVKCEIVSVLKDEHQTAYILSESSMFVSKTRFILKTCGTTLLLEALQELFRLAKEHCNYEVEDMFYSRKNFLRPELQHNPHKTFEKEVERLDKIFDCGAAYVLGRMNGECWYLYTLDRMNVVQQPDQTLEILMTQLDEDVMKHFEDTEGKKGSDVTKASGIDKILPAAKIDEQLFKPCGYSMNGLLPNNQYVTIHVTPQAEFSYVSFETNVEKEDFSGLVQKVIETFKPGRFVMTLFANEFAKCGSSFQALKETFLVSYKRQDKQYSQFKNYNLTFGNYIKER; this comes from the exons ATGACGTTGGTGAAATGTGAAATAGTGAGCGTGTTGAAAGACGAGCACCAAACGGCTTACATACTCAG TGAGAGTAGTATGTTTGTGAGCAAGACCCGTTTTATCCTGAAAACTTGCGGAACAACACTATTGCTTGAAGCTCTTCAGGAACTATTTCGGCTTGCCAAGGAACACTGTAATTATGAAGTTGAG GATATGTTCTACTCGAGAAAGAACTTCCTGAGACCAGAGCTTCAACACAATCCTCACAAGACCTTTGAAAAGGAGGTGGAGAGGCTGGACAAAATATTTGACT GTGGTGCAGCTTATGTTCTCGGTAGAATGAACGGTGAATGCTG GTACCTCTACACCCTGGATAGGATGAATGTTGTCCAACAACCAGACCAAACTCTTGAGAT TTTGATGACCCAGCTGGATGAAGATGTTATGAAGCATTTCGAAGATACGGAAGGAAAGAAGGGCAGCGATGTAACAAAG GCATCGGGCATTGACAAAATTCTCCCAGCCGCCAAAATTGATGAACAGCTGTTTAAGCCCTGCGGATATTCGATGAATGGCCTTCTTCCGAAC AATCAATATGTTACCATTCACGTGACACCTCAAGCAGAATTTTCCTACGTCAGCTTTGAAACCAATGTGGAGAAG GAGGACTTTTCGGGATTAGTCCAAAAAGTAATTGAGACATTTAAACCAGGCAGGTTTGTCATGACCCTGTTTGCTAATGAG TTTGCAAAGTGCGGATCAAGCTTCCAAGCCCTGAAAGAGACATTCCTGGTTTCGTACAAGAGACAAGACAAGCAATACTCTCAATTCAAAAACTATAACCTAACATTTGGTAATTACATCAAAGAGAGATGA
- the LOC139963115 gene encoding S-adenosylmethionine decarboxylase proenzyme-like isoform X1, which produces MLNGTVDIMSEDEQLSHYEGTEKLLEVWFRPIERGEKGDGGGASDLRSIPSEELKKLMTLVKCEIVSVLKDEHQTAYILSESSMFVSKTRFILKTCGTTLLLEALQELFRLAKEHCNYEVEDMFYSRKNFLRPELQHNPHKTFEKEVERLDKIFDCGAAYVLGRMNGECWYLYTLDRMNVVQQPDQTLEILMTQLDEDVMKHFEDTEGKKGSDVTKASGIDKILPAAKIDEQLFKPCGYSMNGLLPNNQYVTIHVTPQAEFSYVSFETNVEKEDFSGLVQKVIETFKPGRFVMTLFANEFAKCGSSFQALKETFLVSYKRQDKQYSQFKNYNLTFGNYIKER; this is translated from the exons ATGTTAAATGGCACTGTGGACATCATGAGTGAAGACGAACAACTCAGTCACTATGAAGGGACGGAGAAGCTCCTGGAGGTTTGGTTTCGTCCTATCGAGAGAGGGGAGAAAGGTGACGGCGGGGGAGCGTCTGATTTGAGATCTATTCccag tGAGGAGCTGAAGAAACTAATGACGTTGGTGAAATGTGAAATAGTGAGCGTGTTGAAAGACGAGCACCAAACGGCTTACATACTCAG TGAGAGTAGTATGTTTGTGAGCAAGACCCGTTTTATCCTGAAAACTTGCGGAACAACACTATTGCTTGAAGCTCTTCAGGAACTATTTCGGCTTGCCAAGGAACACTGTAATTATGAAGTTGAG GATATGTTCTACTCGAGAAAGAACTTCCTGAGACCAGAGCTTCAACACAATCCTCACAAGACCTTTGAAAAGGAGGTGGAGAGGCTGGACAAAATATTTGACT GTGGTGCAGCTTATGTTCTCGGTAGAATGAACGGTGAATGCTG GTACCTCTACACCCTGGATAGGATGAATGTTGTCCAACAACCAGACCAAACTCTTGAGAT TTTGATGACCCAGCTGGATGAAGATGTTATGAAGCATTTCGAAGATACGGAAGGAAAGAAGGGCAGCGATGTAACAAAG GCATCGGGCATTGACAAAATTCTCCCAGCCGCCAAAATTGATGAACAGCTGTTTAAGCCCTGCGGATATTCGATGAATGGCCTTCTTCCGAAC AATCAATATGTTACCATTCACGTGACACCTCAAGCAGAATTTTCCTACGTCAGCTTTGAAACCAATGTGGAGAAG GAGGACTTTTCGGGATTAGTCCAAAAAGTAATTGAGACATTTAAACCAGGCAGGTTTGTCATGACCCTGTTTGCTAATGAG TTTGCAAAGTGCGGATCAAGCTTCCAAGCCCTGAAAGAGACATTCCTGGTTTCGTACAAGAGACAAGACAAGCAATACTCTCAATTCAAAAACTATAACCTAACATTTGGTAATTACATCAAAGAGAGATGA